A genomic region of Leptotrichia hofstadii contains the following coding sequences:
- the ptsP gene encoding phosphoenolpyruvate--protein phosphotransferase has translation MKRMTGIGASEGVSIGKVLLFIAEEIVIPETKEADSTIEAELAKLQAGLKQSKTQLIAIREKVKEKMGEDKAAIFDGHIMLLEDEDLIMEVEDKIKGEGLPAAKALHDGINEYCDMISQLDDPYLRERAADLQDIGKRWLKNLLGMKIHDLSNLEPGTIVVTEDLTPSDTAQLDLENCIGFITEIGGKTAHSAIMARSLELPAVVGVKGILAEVKDGEVVVMDGETGELYLEPSEDLVNEYIKKQEVIRKEKEELKKLIHEDAVTLDGRKVDIWGNIGSPNDVDAVIESGATGIGLYRTEFLFMNSDHFPTEEEQYQAYRVVAEKMQGKPVTIRTMDIGGDKELPYLDLPKELNPFLGYRAIRISLENKDMFKTQLRAILRASQYGQIKIMYPMISSVNEIRKANAILEECKRELDEIGKIYDRNIKVGIMVETPSTAIIAYKFAKEVDFFSIGTNDLTQYFLAVDRGNEMVANLYNSFNPAVLEAIQKVIDAAHGANINVSMCGEFAGDKRATKLLLGMGLDSFSMSASSGLTVKKIIRNSNYADAKKFRDLILQQDTPEEVVEKL, from the coding sequence ATGAAAAGAATGACAGGAATTGGTGCTTCAGAGGGAGTATCTATAGGTAAAGTATTACTTTTTATCGCAGAGGAGATTGTTATTCCGGAAACAAAAGAGGCGGATTCAACAATTGAGGCTGAATTGGCAAAATTGCAAGCTGGATTGAAGCAGTCTAAAACTCAATTAATTGCAATCAGAGAAAAAGTGAAAGAGAAAATGGGAGAAGATAAAGCAGCAATTTTCGATGGTCATATTATGCTTCTTGAAGATGAAGATTTGATTATGGAAGTTGAAGATAAAATTAAAGGAGAAGGACTTCCAGCTGCAAAAGCGTTACATGATGGAATTAATGAATATTGTGATATGATTTCACAATTAGATGATCCATACCTAAGAGAAAGAGCCGCTGATTTACAAGATATAGGTAAAAGATGGCTAAAAAATTTATTAGGAATGAAAATTCATGACTTGAGCAACTTAGAGCCAGGGACAATCGTTGTAACTGAAGACTTGACTCCATCTGACACAGCTCAATTGGATTTGGAAAACTGTATAGGATTTATTACAGAAATTGGAGGAAAAACAGCTCACTCTGCAATCATGGCAAGATCACTTGAATTACCGGCAGTAGTTGGAGTAAAAGGAATACTTGCTGAAGTAAAAGATGGTGAAGTTGTTGTTATGGATGGAGAAACTGGAGAACTATACCTGGAACCATCTGAAGACTTGGTAAATGAATATATTAAAAAACAAGAAGTAATAAGAAAAGAAAAAGAAGAATTGAAAAAATTAATTCATGAAGATGCAGTTACTCTTGATGGTAGAAAAGTTGATATCTGGGGAAATATTGGAAGCCCTAATGATGTTGACGCTGTAATTGAGTCAGGAGCAACAGGAATTGGATTATATAGAACAGAATTTTTATTTATGAATTCTGATCACTTCCCAACAGAAGAAGAACAATATCAAGCATACAGAGTAGTTGCTGAAAAAATGCAAGGAAAACCTGTAACAATAAGAACAATGGATATTGGTGGAGATAAAGAATTACCTTATTTAGACTTGCCAAAAGAATTAAATCCATTCTTAGGATATAGAGCAATCAGAATTTCGTTAGAAAATAAAGATATGTTCAAAACTCAATTAAGAGCTATTTTGAGAGCTTCTCAATATGGACAAATTAAAATTATGTATCCAATGATAAGTTCAGTTAATGAAATCAGAAAAGCAAATGCTATTTTGGAAGAATGTAAGAGAGAACTTGATGAAATTGGAAAAATTTATGATAGAAATATAAAAGTAGGAATAATGGTTGAAACTCCTTCAACAGCTATTATTGCTTACAAATTTGCAAAAGAAGTTGATTTCTTCTCAATTGGAACTAACGACTTGACACAATATTTCTTAGCGGTAGATAGGGGAAATGAAATGGTTGCAAACTTATACAACTCATTTAACCCTGCGGTACTAGAAGCTATTCAAAAAGTAATAGACGCTGCGCATGGAGCAAATATAAATGTTAGTATGTGTGGAGAATTTGCTGGAGATAAAAGAGCAACTAAATTATTGCTAGGAATGGGGCTTGATTCATTCAGCATGAGCGCATCATCAGGATTAACTGTTAAGAAAATAATTAGAAACAGTAATTATGCAGATGCGAAAAAATTCAGAGACTTAATTTTACAGCAAGATACACCTGAAGAAGTTGTAGAAAAATTATAA
- a CDS encoding ankyrin repeat domain-containing protein, with amino-acid sequence MKKFFLFKGNKAVFAIILTMFSHAVFPVTFKYNNGENLVTKKREEDEKEKQLKSVLDAIRRHNNKYVQFYLATEKNVANRKRITDEIVNRPAGVYGVNLDEASLFEGGGKLVDVNAKSQDGYTPIIVAIEAKNHEILKLLIENGANLYETHPIFNRTTLGTAAYYENEEAVETLLKKDSRLANVGSTVDGWTPLEDATLKENVKIVKMLLQYGANPTITDKHGGTPMDMATKFGKGEIVKILRDYIKANRGRL; translated from the coding sequence GTGAAAAAGTTTTTTTTATTTAAAGGAAATAAGGCAGTTTTTGCTATAATTTTGACAATGTTTAGTCATGCAGTGTTTCCTGTAACTTTTAAATATAATAATGGAGAAAATCTTGTAACAAAGAAAAGAGAGGAAGATGAGAAGGAAAAGCAACTAAAGTCAGTACTTGATGCTATCCGCAGGCATAATAATAAATATGTGCAGTTTTATCTTGCGACTGAAAAAAATGTTGCGAACCGTAAAAGGATAACAGATGAAATTGTAAACAGGCCTGCAGGAGTATACGGAGTCAATCTAGATGAAGCTTCGTTATTTGAAGGAGGAGGAAAGCTGGTTGATGTCAATGCTAAGAGCCAGGATGGATATACTCCGATTATTGTTGCTATTGAAGCCAAAAATCATGAAATTTTAAAACTTCTAATTGAAAATGGAGCAAATCTTTATGAAACGCATCCAATTTTTAATAGAACGACTCTTGGAACAGCCGCATACTATGAAAATGAAGAAGCTGTGGAAACTTTGTTAAAAAAAGATTCAAGACTTGCAAATGTTGGAAGTACTGTAGATGGATGGACACCGCTCGAAGATGCGACGTTAAAGGAAAATGTAAAAATAGTAAAAATGCTGCTGCAATATGGTGCTAATCCTACAATTACTGATAAGCATGGCGGAACTCCTATGGATATGGCAACAAAGTTTGGAAAAGGTGAAATTGTTAAGATATTGAGGGATTATATAAAGGCTAATAGAGGGAGATTATAG
- a CDS encoding lysozyme inhibitor LprI family protein has translation MKKVLLIIGMLLVGAVAFAGKYEDGLKERMKVAEERLESKFEGTTADMLNASSELTDEWEKEMNKVYDLILKKLPAKEQSKFKAEQTKWLNDRKAAIKKALADEEDGPKMAVFGAAGTGLSMTEERALKLAKRYDSLSK, from the coding sequence ATGAAAAAAGTATTATTAATAATAGGAATGTTGCTCGTGGGAGCAGTTGCATTTGCAGGAAAATATGAAGATGGATTAAAGGAACGTATGAAAGTTGCAGAAGAAAGACTTGAATCAAAATTTGAAGGAACGACAGCAGATATGTTGAATGCCAGCTCTGAATTAACGGATGAATGGGAAAAAGAGATGAACAAAGTGTATGATTTAATTTTGAAAAAATTACCAGCAAAAGAACAGTCAAAATTTAAGGCTGAACAGACAAAATGGCTAAATGATAGGAAAGCAGCTATAAAAAAAGCGCTGGCTGATGAAGAGGATGGGCCTAAAATGGCTGTATTCGGAGCAGCTGGAACAGGACTTTCTATGACAGAAGAAAGAGCTTTGAAACTTGCCAAAAGATATGACAGCCTTTCTAAATAA
- a CDS encoding lysozyme inhibitor LprI family protein — MRKLLIAGLLLLGAVAFAGKYEDEMTERMKTAEEKAQAGWDSGVRADMVNASLDLDKEWEKEMNKAYDLILKKLPAKEKTKFKAEQNKWLKDREVKVQKAYDKYTKEEGPRMAGELAASERLSITKERALELAKRYDKMNVKK; from the coding sequence ATGAGAAAATTACTAATAGCAGGATTATTACTTTTAGGAGCAGTTGCATTTGCAGGAAAATATGAAGATGAAATGACAGAAAGAATGAAAACTGCAGAAGAAAAAGCACAGGCTGGATGGGATAGCGGAGTAAGAGCCGATATGGTTAATGCTTCACTGGATCTGGATAAAGAATGGGAAAAAGAAATGAATAAAGCCTATGATTTGATTCTAAAAAAACTGCCAGCAAAGGAAAAGACAAAATTTAAAGCTGAACAGAATAAATGGCTAAAAGACAGGGAAGTTAAAGTACAGAAGGCGTATGATAAATATACAAAGGAAGAGGGACCTAGAATGGCTGGAGAGCTAGCTGCTAGCGAAAGACTGAGCATAACAAAGGAAAGAGCTTTGGAGCTGGCTAAAAGATATGACAAAATGAATGTGAAAAAATAA
- a CDS encoding DKNYY domain-containing protein, translating into MYRLIKKFKGEMKAMKNKILKIFVIMTLAANVSYAKSNTKIDKATFQEIDASYSKDKNGVYVIENRIWKKLEGLDPVTFEIINISGSARRYLKDKNGIYSIIYSMDGDSDKLVLEKLPYDPQTYEVINQLYSKDKNNIYYSDRKIIGADLSTFQIGSDGFSKDKNNIYFGGKRILGIDKDTVKIIELPYIEDKNNVYYGNKKIEGADKNTFELTYDFKSVVNGYYSKDKNNVYYENKKLKGIDVKTFKKVSRLVDNFLIEDKNGFYIVEKDGSVAPIDGKEVDIENLSQLAIKTNLYHDKDSMYFVKNHKLVKIKDAPKVDPYNLSTYNDKYINKYDVVYYLDTDEGAFKKLEKAESHEFRAYGDTEYAKGRRNVYFKGKVLTGADYASFDMKYNHKKGVYEIKDKNKVYEIVKAD; encoded by the coding sequence ATTTATAGATTAATTAAAAAATTTAAAGGAGAAATGAAGGCTATGAAAAACAAAATTTTGAAAATATTTGTAATTATGACTTTAGCGGCAAATGTAAGTTATGCAAAAAGCAATACAAAAATAGATAAAGCAACATTTCAGGAAATAGATGCTTCATATTCAAAAGATAAAAATGGAGTTTACGTCATAGAAAATAGAATATGGAAAAAATTAGAAGGGCTGGATCCAGTCACTTTTGAAATTATAAATATTAGCGGAAGTGCACGTCGATATCTAAAAGATAAAAATGGAATTTACAGTATCATTTACAGTATGGATGGAGATAGTGATAAGTTGGTACTGGAAAAATTGCCGTATGATCCGCAGACGTATGAAGTGATAAATCAGTTATATTCAAAAGATAAAAATAATATTTATTATTCAGATAGAAAAATAATAGGAGCAGATTTATCTACATTCCAAATAGGAAGTGACGGTTTTTCAAAAGATAAAAATAATATTTATTTTGGAGGTAAGAGGATATTGGGTATTGATAAAGATACCGTTAAGATAATAGAACTTCCTTATATAGAGGATAAAAATAATGTTTATTATGGAAATAAAAAAATAGAAGGAGCAGATAAAAACACATTTGAATTAACGTATGATTTTAAATCTGTAGTAAATGGGTATTATTCAAAAGATAAAAACAATGTCTATTATGAAAACAAGAAATTAAAAGGTATAGATGTAAAAACATTTAAGAAAGTAAGCAGATTAGTTGACAATTTTCTTATAGAAGATAAAAATGGATTTTACATTGTTGAGAAAGATGGAAGTGTAGCTCCGATAGATGGTAAGGAAGTGGATATTGAAAATCTTTCACAGTTAGCAATCAAAACTAACTTGTATCATGATAAGGACAGTATGTATTTTGTAAAAAATCATAAACTTGTAAAAATAAAAGACGCTCCTAAGGTTGATCCATATAACTTGTCGACATATAATGACAAATATATAAATAAGTACGATGTAGTTTATTACTTAGATACAGATGAAGGTGCATTTAAAAAACTTGAAAAAGCAGAAAGCCATGAGTTTCGTGCGTATGGCGATACGGAATATGCAAAAGGAAGAAGAAATGTCTATTTTAAAGGTAAAGTTCTGACAGGTGCTGATTATGCAAGTTTTGATATGAAATATAATCATAAAAAAGGTGTATATGAAATAAAAGATAAAAATAAAGTTTATGAAATAGTAAAAGCAGACTAG
- a CDS encoding lysozyme inhibitor LprI family protein, translating to MKKLFLITVLLLMGIVACSKSGKDEKKEGKQTEVNQEAKAPATMSAESTKTESSYEAQILERMEAVKQEVRPALDSGVTADMNNAIQKLGDSWETEMKKVYELLLSELSGSEKEKLQKEQEEWIKKVKEDVEKKTEESEGGTISGTLGGNAWASGIEERTLELAKRYDKIHKK from the coding sequence ATGAAAAAATTATTTTTAATAACAGTGCTGTTATTAATGGGAATTGTAGCGTGTTCAAAATCTGGAAAAGATGAAAAAAAGGAAGGGAAACAAACTGAAGTAAATCAGGAAGCTAAAGCGCCGGCTACAATGTCTGCAGAAAGTACAAAAACAGAAAGCAGCTATGAAGCTCAAATATTGGAAAGAATGGAAGCAGTAAAACAGGAAGTTCGGCCAGCTTTGGATTCTGGAGTGACAGCAGACATGAATAATGCAATTCAAAAATTAGGAGATTCATGGGAAACAGAGATGAAAAAGGTTTATGAATTACTTTTATCAGAATTGTCAGGAAGTGAAAAGGAAAAATTGCAAAAAGAGCAGGAAGAATGGATAAAAAAAGTTAAAGAAGATGTCGAAAAAAAGACTGAAGAATCAGAAGGCGGAACAATATCAGGAACTTTAGGCGGAAATGCCTGGGCAAGCGGAATAGAGGAAAGAACTTTGGAGCTGGCAAAAAGATATGATAAGATACATAAAAAATAA
- a CDS encoding tetratricopeptide repeat protein, which yields MNKKKVAALTVIIGVLSYATYQTGKSKVNQKNQRAVEVNMTSSAKNNRKFDYYSENEIRNELQKAGINRKSIETFISANKTALSGDIPLKRKKDEFIKAIEEDKKNYLAVAALGKVAFAQDDRSTAISYYKKSIEINPKFEKGYENLIRRYRDYEDYENLKITSEQLIKLYPENPVSYDGLYHYFKYKKDYKKAIEAGKKAIELYLKGEPKYYNYEFITTDLIHRIAKDLGQKPEETELTNDYEGRNFQLYILNAYIGQGNDKETFDYFFNNYQKFKDNIKYMGDMGYEYKEWINEYIVLLKEINNKHRNKDKKFYEENLKKFKFLEL from the coding sequence ATGAACAAGAAGAAAGTAGCGGCATTAACAGTAATAATTGGGGTATTATCGTATGCGACTTATCAAACTGGAAAAAGCAAAGTTAATCAAAAAAATCAAAGAGCTGTTGAAGTGAACATGACATCGTCTGCTAAAAATAATAGGAAATTTGACTACTATTCTGAAAATGAAATAAGAAATGAACTGCAAAAAGCTGGAATAAACAGAAAATCAATAGAGACATTTATATCAGCTAATAAAACAGCCTTAAGTGGAGATATACCTCTGAAACGGAAAAAAGATGAGTTTATAAAGGCTATAGAAGAGGATAAAAAAAATTATTTGGCAGTAGCGGCTTTGGGAAAGGTTGCATTTGCACAGGATGACCGTTCTACAGCGATAAGTTATTATAAAAAATCGATAGAAATAAATCCAAAATTTGAAAAAGGATATGAAAATCTTATAAGAAGATACAGAGATTATGAAGATTATGAAAATTTGAAAATAACATCAGAGCAGTTGATAAAACTTTATCCTGAAAATCCTGTAAGTTATGATGGACTTTATCATTATTTCAAATATAAAAAAGATTATAAAAAAGCAATTGAAGCTGGAAAAAAGGCAATAGAGCTATATTTGAAAGGAGAGCCAAAATACTATAATTATGAGTTTATAACTACGGATTTGATACACAGGATAGCAAAAGATTTGGGGCAAAAGCCTGAAGAAACTGAACTGACAAATGACTATGAAGGGCGAAACTTCCAATTATATATTCTTAATGCTTATATTGGACAAGGTAATGACAAAGAAACTTTTGATTACTTTTTCAATAATTATCAAAAATTCAAAGATAATATTAAATATATGGGAGATATGGGTTATGAGTATAAAGAATGGATAAATGAATATATAGTTCTGCTGAAGGAAATAAATAATAAGCATAGAAATAAAGATAAAAAATTTTATGAAGAAAATTTAAAAAAATTTAAGTTTTTAGAATTATAG
- the ftsH gene encoding ATP-dependent zinc metalloprotease FtsH, translating to MAERDKNDIRKRLEELRKDNNRKNNRQDDGNKSPFSGFLFFVFVVLLFVFTAIFHRDIQTYFQNKKEISYTEFVNKTQKGDFTEINEKDDKLIALVKEDGKEILYFTKKITDRIGNEPIIINAIGQKHVKLNSLQPSGGNFFLLLLGQFLPMIIMIGLMVYLARKMVGGSQGGGPGNIFGFGKSRVNKIDKKPDVKFDDVAGVDGAKEELREVVDFLKNPEKYTKAGARVPKGVLLLGRPGTGKTLLAKAVAGESGASFFSISGSEFVEMFVGVGASRVRDLFEKAKESSPSIIFIDEIDAIGRRRSVGKNSGSNDEREQTLNQLLVEMDGFETDTKVIVLAATNREDVLDPALLRAGRFDRRVTVDAPDLQGRVAILKVHSRNKKLDSDVRLEDIAKITPGFVGADLANLLNEAAILAARRASDTIKMVDLDEAVDKIGMGLGQKGKIIKPEEKKLLAYHEAGHAIMTELTPGADPVHKVTIIPRGDAGGFMMPLPEEKLVTTSRQMLAEIKVLFGGRAAEEIGLDDISTGAYSDIKRATKVARAYVESVGMSKKLGPINFENSDDEYSFAPNKSDETVREIDLEIRKILTEEYFNTLNTLQDNWSKLEEVVKLLLKKETITGDEVRSIIKGETADQILKASEDTEKESSTLKTDEVKKTGEENSEKINHNENSEKTSEEKLKEKVEELEEKIKNEKSSEIIENTNEILEKTAENQDVSENNSETKDENNNGDNSNDSPKNDDDDSNTETDNKDEKPENEKKKKSNFKLPSFME from the coding sequence ATGGCAGAAAGAGATAAAAACGATATTAGAAAACGGCTGGAAGAACTACGAAAAGACAATAATAGAAAAAATAACAGACAGGATGATGGAAATAAATCGCCATTTTCAGGTTTTCTGTTTTTTGTTTTTGTAGTACTGCTGTTCGTTTTCACAGCAATATTTCATCGTGATATACAAACTTACTTTCAAAATAAAAAGGAAATTTCTTATACAGAATTTGTAAATAAAACACAAAAGGGAGATTTTACTGAGATAAATGAAAAAGATGATAAACTGATTGCACTGGTAAAGGAAGATGGAAAAGAAATACTTTATTTTACAAAAAAAATAACAGATAGAATCGGAAATGAGCCGATTATCATTAATGCGATTGGACAGAAACATGTTAAGTTAAATTCGTTGCAGCCTTCTGGCGGAAACTTCTTCCTTCTGCTATTGGGTCAGTTCTTGCCAATGATTATAATGATTGGGCTTATGGTATATCTTGCAAGAAAGATGGTTGGAGGTTCTCAAGGTGGAGGACCTGGAAATATCTTCGGCTTTGGAAAATCGAGAGTCAATAAGATTGACAAGAAGCCTGATGTGAAATTTGACGATGTTGCAGGCGTTGATGGAGCAAAAGAAGAACTGAGGGAAGTTGTTGATTTTTTGAAAAATCCTGAAAAATATACAAAAGCTGGCGCAAGAGTGCCAAAAGGAGTACTTCTGCTAGGAAGACCGGGAACCGGGAAAACGTTGCTTGCAAAAGCGGTAGCTGGAGAATCTGGAGCATCCTTTTTTAGCATTTCAGGGTCAGAATTTGTGGAAATGTTTGTTGGAGTTGGAGCATCGCGGGTAAGGGATTTGTTTGAAAAAGCAAAGGAATCAAGCCCTTCAATCATATTTATTGATGAAATTGATGCCATCGGTAGAAGAAGAAGCGTTGGAAAAAACAGCGGAAGCAATGATGAACGTGAACAGACATTAAATCAGCTGCTAGTTGAAATGGATGGATTTGAAACGGATACTAAAGTTATTGTACTTGCGGCAACAAACAGGGAAGATGTGCTTGATCCTGCATTATTGCGTGCTGGACGTTTTGACAGACGTGTTACTGTTGATGCGCCAGACTTGCAAGGGCGTGTTGCAATATTAAAAGTTCACTCAAGAAATAAAAAGCTTGATAGTGATGTAAGGCTTGAGGATATTGCTAAAATCACGCCGGGATTTGTTGGAGCCGATTTGGCAAACTTATTGAATGAAGCGGCAATTCTGGCAGCGAGAAGAGCGAGTGACACAATAAAGATGGTTGATTTAGATGAAGCTGTGGATAAAATTGGAATGGGACTTGGACAAAAAGGCAAGATTATTAAACCTGAAGAGAAAAAGCTTCTAGCTTATCACGAAGCTGGGCATGCTATTATGACTGAATTGACACCGGGAGCGGATCCTGTTCATAAAGTTACGATAATTCCTAGAGGGGACGCTGGTGGATTTATGATGCCGCTTCCTGAAGAAAAACTAGTAACTACAAGCAGACAAATGTTAGCTGAGATAAAGGTACTGTTTGGAGGACGTGCAGCTGAGGAAATCGGACTTGATGATATAAGTACAGGAGCGTATTCTGATATAAAAAGGGCTACAAAAGTGGCAAGAGCTTATGTTGAAAGTGTAGGAATGAGTAAGAAATTAGGGCCGATTAACTTTGAAAATTCAGATGATGAATACTCATTTGCTCCAAATAAAAGTGATGAAACAGTTAGGGAAATTGATCTTGAAATAAGAAAAATCTTAACTGAAGAGTATTTTAACACATTAAATACTTTGCAGGATAACTGGAGCAAGCTGGAAGAAGTAGTAAAATTATTACTGAAAAAAGAAACTATTACTGGAGACGAAGTTAGAAGCATTATCAAAGGAGAGACTGCGGATCAGATTTTGAAAGCTTCAGAAGACACTGAAAAAGAAAGCAGTACTCTAAAAACTGATGAAGTCAAAAAGACCGGAGAAGAAAATAGCGAAAAAATAAATCATAATGAAAATTCTGAAAAAACTTCAGAAGAAAAATTGAAAGAAAAGGTTGAAGAACTGGAAGAAAAAATTAAAAATGAAAAATCATCAGAAATCATTGAAAATACAAATGAAATATTAGAAAAAACAGCTGAAAATCAAGATGTTTCCGAAAATAACTCAGAAACTAAAGATGAAAATAACAATGGTGATAATTCAAATGATTCTCCAAAAAATGATGACGATGATTCTAATACAGAAACTGATAATAAGGACGAAAAACCTGAAAATGAAAAAAAGAAAAAAAGTAATTTTAAACTTCCGAGTTTTATGGAATAA
- the tilS gene encoding tRNA lysidine(34) synthetase TilS, giving the protein MEKVRKIEKKILKKSEEAIKKKLISEKDKILIAFSGGPDSVFLYHLLDLMKNMISLEISIAYINHNLRYDVENDLKFINEFASKNNVNHYIESIDVKKYAAENKKSVELAARELRYETIENIRKKIGYNKIATGHNLDDNVETFIFRLLRGTSVTGLKGIPRVRENIVRPILDFEKNEILSFLRSKNYQYLVDYTNNENDYTRNFIRNKIFPDFEKINPAFRKKIESLIREINDKETCEMPVFHNYEKHINQKNELIQFLKQNNVEISREKIEQICESVFSENGKLQNKGSKEFHLGKNKILQNAYGELKIVAISNKNTKKNLNCNKEIEFSDRIKILKENQSIEWYNHKIALYKNIKDFETYFIDEKDMDYAYYKFDNEKMKDGKIIVRSRKDGDRILLKNLGHKKVKKILIDEKVMKWDRDSVPIVEIEIDEVLSGPEAGNNEIIEIKNEKKCKKLKEILAVSDIKFSKFLEKVQKKDIKELEDNNKSKLLIIGRKNGRKR; this is encoded by the coding sequence ATGGAAAAAGTAAGAAAAATTGAAAAAAAAATATTGAAAAAATCAGAGGAAGCCATAAAAAAAAAGCTGATTTCTGAGAAGGATAAGATTCTTATTGCATTTTCTGGAGGACCTGATTCAGTTTTTCTTTATCATTTGCTTGATTTAATGAAAAATATGATTTCACTGGAAATTTCAATAGCCTATATTAATCACAACTTGCGTTACGATGTCGAAAACGACTTAAAATTTATAAATGAATTTGCAAGTAAAAATAACGTTAACCATTATATTGAAAGCATCGATGTAAAAAAATACGCGGCAGAGAATAAAAAGTCTGTGGAACTGGCGGCAAGGGAATTGCGGTATGAAACTATTGAAAATATCAGGAAAAAGATAGGGTACAATAAAATTGCGACTGGACATAATCTGGATGATAATGTGGAAACTTTTATTTTTCGGCTTTTGAGGGGCACATCAGTAACTGGGTTAAAAGGTATTCCGAGAGTGAGAGAAAATATAGTAAGACCTATTTTAGATTTTGAAAAAAATGAAATTTTATCCTTCCTAAGAAGCAAGAATTACCAATATCTGGTTGACTATACAAATAATGAAAACGATTATACAAGAAACTTTATCCGAAATAAGATTTTTCCTGATTTTGAAAAAATTAATCCTGCTTTTAGGAAAAAAATAGAGTCCCTAATCAGGGAAATTAATGATAAGGAAACTTGTGAAATGCCAGTTTTCCATAATTATGAAAAGCATATAAATCAGAAGAATGAATTAATTCAATTTCTGAAGCAGAATAATGTGGAAATTTCAAGGGAAAAGATAGAACAGATTTGTGAAAGTGTTTTTTCAGAAAATGGAAAATTGCAAAATAAAGGCTCAAAAGAGTTTCATTTAGGTAAAAATAAGATTTTGCAAAATGCATACGGGGAATTAAAAATTGTTGCTATTTCAAATAAAAATACAAAAAAAAATCTAAATTGTAATAAAGAGATAGAATTTTCTGATAGAATTAAAATTTTAAAGGAAAATCAAAGTATTGAGTGGTATAATCATAAGATAGCTTTATATAAAAATATTAAGGATTTTGAAACTTATTTTATAGATGAAAAAGATATGGACTATGCCTATTACAAATTTGATAATGAAAAAATGAAAGATGGAAAAATTATTGTCAGAAGCCGAAAAGATGGGGATAGAATTTTGCTGAAAAATTTGGGGCATAAGAAAGTTAAAAAAATTCTGATTGATGAAAAGGTTATGAAATGGGACAGGGATTCTGTTCCTATCGTAGAAATTGAAATTGATGAAGTTTTAAGCGGTCCGGAGGCTGGAAATAATGAAATAATAGAAATTAAAAATGAAAAAAAATGTAAGAAATTAAAAGAAATACTGGCAGTTTCAGATATAAAATTTTCAAAATTTTTGGAAAAAGTTCAAAAGAAAGATATTAAAGAATTAGAAGATAACAATAAAAGTAAATTATTAATAATTGGGAGGAAAAATGGCAGAAAGAGATAA